The following are encoded in a window of Panicum virgatum strain AP13 chromosome 5N, P.virgatum_v5, whole genome shotgun sequence genomic DNA:
- the LOC120675565 gene encoding serine/threonine-protein kinase Aurora-2 gives MAIGTEPRGSEDKASTQANEEKRWVLSDFEVGKPLGRGKFGHVYLAREKRSNQIVALKVLFKSQLKQSQVEHQLRREVEIQSHLRHPNILRLYGYFYDQTRVYLILEYAAKGELYKELTRCKHFSERRSATYIASLARALIYLHGKHVIHRDIKPENLLIGAQGELKIADFGWSVHTFNRRRTMCGTLDYLPPEMVEKTEHDYHVDIWSLGILCYEFLYGVPPFEAKEHSETYRRIVKVDLKFPLKPFVSPAAKDLISQMLVKNSAHRLPLHKVLEHPWIVLNADPSGVYRG, from the exons ATGGCAATCGGCACCGAGCCGCGCGGCAGCGAGGACAAG GCTTCAACCCAGGCAAATGAGGAGAAGAGGTGGGTCTTGTCTGATTTTGAAGTTGGCAAACCACTTGGGAGGGGCAAGTTTGGCCATGTTTATTTGGCCAGAGAAAAGAGG AGTAATCAGATTGTCGCTTTGAAAGTTCTTTTCAAGAGCCAGCTCAAACAGTCTCAGGTCGAACATCAGCTGCGCCGTgaagtggagattcaaagtcATCTTCGCCATCCTAATATTCTTCGCCTTTATGGATATTTCTATGATCAG ACTCGTGTTTACCTGATCTTGGAATATGCTGCCAAGGGAGAACTTTATAAGGAGTTGACAAGATGCAAGCATTTTTCTGAGAGGCGCTCTGCAACT taTATTGCATCACTCGCAAGAGCTCTTATCTACCTTCATGGGAAGCATGTCATCCATAGGGACATTAAACCAGAGAATCTTTTGATTGGAGCACAG GGCGAGCTGAAAATTGCAGACTTTGGGTGGTCTGTCCACACCTTCAACCGAAGGCGGACAATGTGTGGAACTCTAGATTACCTGCCTCCTGAAATGG TTGAGAAGACAGAGCATGACTACCATGTTGATATCTGGAGCTTGGGTATACTGTGCTATGAATTTCTTTATGGGGTCCCACCTTTTGAAGCCAAAGAGCATTCAGAGACATACCGAAG GATAGTGAAAGTTGACCTGAAGTTTCCGTTGAAACCATTCGTTTCGCCTGCTGCAAAGGACCTCATTTCTCAG ATGCTTGTAAAGAACTCGGCACACCGGCTCCCTCTTCACAAAGTTCTTGAGCACCCGTGGATTGTCCTGAACGCTGACCCCTCCGGCGTGTACAGAGGGTAG
- the LOC120675562 gene encoding ATP-dependent 6-phosphofructokinase 6-like: MEAVGVAPAPVAAPVKKKLLDLEKPFPAAAAANGAKASPAGKWAMKKKLVGGDAGYVLEDVPHLTDYLPELPTFPNPLQDNPAYSVVKQYFVNPDDTVTQKIVVHKTSARGTHFRRAGPRQRVYFQSDEVNAAIVTCGGLCPGLNTVVRELVCGLYDMYGVTSVVGIEGGYKGFYSKNTIPLTPKSVNDIHKRGGTVLGTSRGGHDTAKIVDCLQDRGINQVYIIGGDGTQKGASVIYEEVRRRGLKCSVVGIPKTIDNDIAVIDKSFGFDTAVEEAQRAINAAHVEAESAENGIGVVKLMGRNSGFIAMYATLASRDVDCCLIPESPFYLEGKGGLLEFIERRLKDNGHMAIVVAEGAGQDLIAKSMNFVDTQDASGNKLLLDVGLWLSQKIKDHFKKKPHFPITLKYIDPTYMIRAVKSNASDNVYCTLLAHSALHGAMAGYTGFTVTPINGRHAYIPFYRITEKQNKVVITDRMWARVLCSTNQPCFLSHEDVENMKHDDDEHHLHNTQLLEGESSPMKNSAKCNGSAAVV, encoded by the exons ATGGAAGCCGTCGGCGTCGCTCCTGCGCCCGTGGCGGCGCCGGTGAAGAAGAAGCTCCTTGACCTGGAGAAACctttccccgccgccgccgccgcgaacggCGCGAAGGCGTCCCCGGCGGGGAAGTGGGCGATGAAGAAGAAGCTGGTGGGCGGCGACGCGGGCTACGTCCTCGAGGACGTCCCGCACCTCACGGATTACCTGCCCGAGCTCCCG ACTTTCCCGAATCCCCTCCAAGACAATCCTGCGTATTCGGTCGTCAA GCAGTATTTCGTCAACCCAGACGACACCGTCACGCAAAAG ATTGTTGTTCATAAGACCAGTGCGAGGGGCACTCACTTCCGGCGTGCCGGGCCGCGGCAGAGGGTGTATTTCCAGTCCGATGAGGTGAACGCGGCCATTGTCACCTGCGGAGGCCTCTGCCCCGGGCTGAACACGGTCGTCCGCGAGCTTGTTTGCGGGTTGTACGATATGTATGGTGTCACCAGCGTTGTTGGAATAGAG GGTGGATACAAGGGGTTTTATTCTAAAAATACTATTCCATTGACACCAAAATCGGTGAACGACATCCACAAGAGAGGCGGGACTGTCCTTGGAACTTCAAGAGGTGGGCATGACACTGCCAAAATTGTCGATTGTCTTCAGGACCGTGGTATTAACCAGGTTTATATTATTGGAGGTGATGGTACTCAGAAAGGTGCCTCTGTAATTTATGAG GAAGTCCGTAGACGGGGCCTAAAATGTTCTGTTGTTGGTATCCCAAAGACCATCGATAATGACATCGCG GTGATTGACAAGTCTTTTGGATTTGACACTGCCGTGGAGGAGGCCCAGAGAGCCATCAATGCTGCTCATGTCGAGGCTGAAAGTGCAGAAAATGGCATTGGTGTTGTGAAGCTAATGGGCCGCAACAGTG GGTTTATTGCAATGTATGCTACTCTAGCCAGTCGCGATGTG GATTGTTGCTTAATCCCAGAGTCACCCTTCTACCTTGAAGGGAAGGGAGGGCTCCTTGAGTTCATCGAGAGACGGCTCAAGGACAATGGTCATATGGCCATTGTAGTGGCTGAGGGTGCTGGGCAGGATCTCATCGCGAAAAGCATGAATTTCGTGGACACTCAGGATGCTTCTGGAAATAAGCTGCTTCTGGATGTTGGCCTTTGGCTATCCCAGAAGATAAAG GATCATTTCAAGAAGAAGCCCCACTTCCCCATAACTCTCAAATACATCGACCCGACTTACATGATCCGTGCTGTCAAATCAAACGCATCCGACAACGTCTACTGCACCCTGCTGGCTCACAGCGCCCTCCATGGCGCCATGGCAGGGTACACTGGCTTCACCGTCACTCCGATTAATGGCAGACATGCCTACATCCCATTCTAT AGGATCACCGAGAAGCAGAACAAGGTGGTGATCACGGACCGGATGTGGGCGAGGGTGCTGTGCTCGACGAACCAGCCCTGCTTCCTGAGCCACGAGGACGTGGAGAACATGaagcacgacgacgacgagcatcACCTGCACAACACGCAGCTCTTGGAAGGTGAGAGCTCGCCGATGAAGAACTCGGCCAAGTGCAATGGGTCGGCAGCGGTAGTGTGA
- the LOC120675564 gene encoding transcription factor RAX1-like yields MGRTPCCDRAAVKRGPWSPEEDEALRSYVLRHGSGGNWISMPKKAGLKRCGKSCRLRWLNYLRPDIRHGGFTDEEDAVIISLYSQLGSKWSLIASQLEGRTDNDVKNYWNTKLKRRLLAAAATAGIVSTRSPPSVPRLPAAPASAPPAAATVTTHAPSLFPLLAIPTVKTEMYTCDDFLAPAAFRDDPFAAADGSTSASAASSASNWSADNGAVGGGEGSFLLDFCAGSGLGAADDHLQLPGGYYYPLDPNLSLV; encoded by the exons ATGGGGAGGACGCCGTGCTGCGACAGGGCGGCCGTGAAGCGGGGCCCCTGGTCgccggaggaggatgaggcgctGCGCAGCTACGTCCTGcggcacggcagcggcggcaactGGATCTCCATGCCCAAGAAAGCCG GGCTCAAGCGGTGCGGCAAGAGCTGCAGGCTGCGCTGGCTCAACTATCTCCGCCCGGACATCCGCCACGGCGGCTTCACCGACGAGGAGGACGCCGTCATCATCTCCCTCTACAGCCAGCTTGGTAGCAA GTGGTCGCTGATCGCCTCGCAGCTGGAGGGGAGGACGGACAACGACGTCAAGAACTACTGGAACACCAAGCTCAAGaggcgcctcctcgccgccgcagccaccgccGGCATCGTCTCCACCCGCTCCCCGCCATCCGTTCCGCGGctaccggcggcgccggcctcggCACCTCCGGCCGCGGCCACCGTCACCACGCACGCGCCATCGCTGTTCCCGTTGCTCGCCATCCCGACCGTGAAGACCGAGATGTACACCTGCGACGACTTCCTGGCGCCGGCCGCGTTCCGGGACGacccgttcgccgccgccgacggctcCACCTCGGCCTCCGCGGCGTCGTCGGCATCCAACTGGTCGGCGGACAACGGTgctgtgggcggcggcgaggggtcgTTCCTCCTGGACTTCTGCGCCGGCTccggcctcggcgccgccgacgaccacctccagctccccGGCGGCTACTACTACCCTCTCGACCCGAATTTGTCGCTGGTATAG